Proteins co-encoded in one Colletes latitarsis isolate SP2378_abdomen chromosome 13, iyColLati1, whole genome shotgun sequence genomic window:
- the LOC143349289 gene encoding uncharacterized protein LOC143349289, with product MSFSKGKIQRFNEFKNEVPPPGAYDPKFDEKVKGSVIEKSERFLDNKILSGAECSSILSKSTSSLHVNFKSPQCPPRKLISRSCTKVKPHTLISINDKKVKYKSENHVAGLKAECVNKGKTIQKHEKQIQDMREEVEKLESKLEELRKKQVEVENQHKTDIETLTKLQQEVLKNNIEKHQIEIEHLHGQLSEITRKKESEIQIISAVDGDLRNQIAMLEIDLANKEHASQEKIQTLEAQVEELVLKLEKLTTSYKCEISSLEHEKLELNSCITNLTDKIDECEEKLKRVITESDAKILAMIREAKVAVEEEMRLTAERYEAYLAQVEMERVALDNRLVQKDVEITRLFDIFEELKSSAETQENFGQSLQIELDRTEAQLARKKEELRVLKDQIHSEAAEIVSKKKRFEVIMAENQASVAALTQHLMQNDTEAEKLQQELKCNENRINGHRDLLSIMRNNSQMVHVQIHALMEQLNEKKGSVSELETEHFYEVESIKSIFETKIDGLRQAITKQVTLQVQAQLEADIDEKDAQNVKLQNQLHEMSKQLNDARDMLRRLEEKYDARELEVSRVHLVNNKLNGQLKTSKAALEETKKLLELQSAEHKIDLDEANAKIQELSDQIKNFEEKKDFVEVKLFDEERARRIAAEEEIQTLLECNGRLAKDYQEISQKYTEFIGHQNHRQRIKHVSQLKDKILQLEQDLLCKTRTIGKQQKIIVQLKADGKCGYIKEKENTLILPKFAHSTPETSPHKPFTPLQNRND from the exons ATGTCGTtttcaaaaggcaaaatccAAAGATTTAACGAATTCAAAA ATGAAGTGCCACCACCGGGTGCATATGATCCAAAATTTGACGAAAAGGTGAAAGGATCTGTtatcgaaaaatcagaaagattTCTCGATAATAAAATCCTAAGTGGTGCTGAATGTAGTTCAATTCTTTCCAAAAGCACTAGTAGCTTACACGTGAATTTTAAATCG CCTCAATGTCCACCAAGAAAATTGATCTCGAGATCCTGTACGAAAGTGAAACCACACACACTTATTTCGATTAatgacaaaaaagtaaaatataaatcTGAAAATCATGTAGCAGGTCTTAAGGCAGAGTGTGTTAACAAAGGCAAAACTATACAAAAACATGAGAAACAGATCCAAGATATGCGCGAAGAAGTGGAAAAATTAGAATCAAAATTGGAAGAATTACGGAAAAAGCAAGTTGAAGTTGAAAATCAACACAAAACAGACATAGAAACACTG ACTAAATTGCAACAGGAAGTGTTGAAAAATAACATCGAGAAACATCAAATTGAAATAGAGCACCTGCATGGTCAGTTATCAGAAATTACTCGGAAAAAAGAATCCGAAATTCAAATTATCAGTGCAGTGGATGGAGATCTCAGAAACCAAATAGCTATGTTAGAAATTGACTTAGCCAATAAGGAACATGCCAGCCAGGAAAAG ATTCAAACCCTCGAAGCACAAGTTGAAGAACTAGTACTAAAGTTAGAAAAATTAACTACAAGTTATAAATGCGAAATCAGTTCATTGGAACACGAAAAATTAGAACTCAATTCTTGTATTACTAATTTAACGGATAAAATTGACGAATGTGAGGAGAAATTAAAAAGAGTAATCACAGAGAGCGACGCAAAA ATACTTGCTATGATCAGAGAAGCAAAGGTTGCAGTAGAGGAGGAAATGCGTCTAACTGCAGAGAGATACGAAGCATATTTAGCACAAGTAGAAATGGAACGTGTTGCGTTGGACAACAGACTTGTACAGAAAGACGTTGAAATTACCAGGCTTTTCGATATTTTTGAAGAATTAAAATCTTCTGCGGAAACTCAG GAGAATTTCGGTCAGAGTTTGCAAATAGAACTAGATCGAACAGAAGCCCAATTAGCACGGAAAAAGGAAGAACTAAGGGTTTTGAAAGATCAGATTCATTCTGAAGCAGCTGAAATAGTATCTAAGAAGAAAAG ATTCGAAGTTATAATGGCTGAGAATCAAGCATCTGTCGCTGCTTTAACGCAACACTTAATGCAGAATGATACTGAAGCAGAGAAGCTGCAACAGGAATTAAAATGCAATGAAAATCGTATAAATGGGCATCGCGATTTATTAAGTATTATGCGCAACAATTCACAAATGGTACATGTACAAATACACGCTTTAATGGAGCAGTTAAATGAGAAGAAAGGATCGGTCAGTGAACTAGAAACTGAACATTTTTACGAGGTGGAatcgattaaatctatattcgaAACTAAAATCGATGGTTTGAGGCAAGCAATAACGAAACAAGTAACATTGCAAGTACAAGCACAATTAGAAGCTGATATCGATGAGAAAGATGCTCAAAATGTTAAG TTACAAAATCAACTTCATGAAATGTCTAAGCAACTTAACGATGCACGAGACATGTTACGTCGGTTGGAAGAAAAGTATGATGCTCGAGAACTGGAGGTTTCTCGAGTGCACCTTGTTAACAATAAGCTTAATGGTCAGCTGAAAACTAGTAAAGCAGCTTTAGAAGAGACCAAAAAATTGTTAGAGTTGCAATCAGCAGAGCATAAAATTGATTTAGACGAG gcAAATGCTAAAATTCAAGAGTTATCtgatcaaattaaaaattttgaagaGAAAAAGGATTTCGTAGAg GTTAAGTTATTCGATGAGGAGAGAGCCCGCCGAATAGCAGCTGAGGA GGAAATACAAACACTTCTGGAATGTAACGGTCGCCTCGCAAAAGATTATCAAGAGATTAGCCAAAAGTATACCGAGTTCATTGGTCACCAGAATCATAGACAAAGAATTAAGCACGTGTCTCAATTAAAAGATAAAATTCTCCAACTGGAACAG GATTTACTCTGCAAGACAAGGACAATAGGTAAACAGCAAAAGATTATAGTACAACTGAAAGCAGATGGAAAATGTGGGTACATTAAAGAGAAGGAAAATACGTTAATACTTCCGAAGTTCGCCCATTCAACGCCTGAGACTTCTCCACATAAACCATTCACTCCTCTGCAAAATCGAAATGATTAG